In the Verrucomicrobiia bacterium genome, CCCTCTCCGTATGTCGTCAGCGGCATCACGGATCAGTGGCAGAAGATTTCGGTCCCGTTTGAAAAGTTCCGCCGCATCACCGACTGGGCCTCCATGAATGAATTCGTGGTGGTCTTCGACGACATCAACTCCAATCCCAAGAGCGGCACCATTCTGATCGACCAGGTGACGATGTCGAAGGAATAAGGAGTTTCGCAATTCGAAACGCGGAAGCGGCGGGTCCTCCAGGATCCGCCGCTTTTTTTTGCCTCATCCCCTCGCCCCCTTGAAGGGGGAGAGGGTAAGGGAGAGGAGGTGTCCTTATGAAACCACCTCTAGACATTTACCCTTTTTGGATTTAGCATTCACTGCATGAAACGGACTCTTCTTCTCGTTTTTGTCTTAGCGTTCCAGGGCTGCGCCACGATCTCGGGCAAGCTCGACGTCCCTCCGGAATTCAAACAGAAAGTCATCCTCTCGGTCGACGACAGTTACAACATGTACCAGGCTCCGCGCTCGGGTTATGACGTCGGCGACCTGCAGAATTTCCACAGCCAGCACGTCTTTCCGATGCTTGTCGAAGGCACCTTCAAGGAACTCTTCGCGGACGTGCAGACGCAGAAGAACGAAGCCGGCATCGAAATGTCCGAACCCGACGTCCCGGCCGTCTTCGAAGTGAAAATGCTGGATCTCGCCAACGACATTTATAATGAAGCCGACAGCTACCGCTCGGAAACCACGATCGCGGTGGCCATGAAAAGCCCCGGCGGCAAAGTTCTCTGGCAGGAATCCTTCCGCGGCGAAGGCTACGTGAACGTGGACCCGCAGTTTTCCAACAACCTGGGTCCCCAGGACGCCGTGGTCAGCGCCGTGAACGACGCGCTCGATCAAATGCAGAAAGCCATGATCAATTCGCCGGCGGTGCGCGGCCAGCTCAAATATTACGCGCAGTCCAAGCAGGCCAAACAGGGGACGGAGCAGAACCTTTAAAATGAAACCGATGAAAAATTTCTTTCTTATGCTCCTCGCCCTTGGCCTCGCGCTTCCTTCCGCCGGCCGCGCGTCCATGAAAGCGCCGGATTTTTCCGGCACCGACATCCAGGGCGCGCCCCAGTCGCTCGCCCAATACCAGGGCAAGCCGCTCGTCCTTTATTTCTGGGCCACGTGGTGCCCGGCCTGCCGCAGGGACGTCAAAGAGGTCAGCAAGGTCTACACGGATTACAAAGACAAAATCGGTTTCGTGAGCGTGAGCCTCGACGAAGATCTGAACAAACTCAAAGAGTACGTGGCCAGCGAAGGTCTTGCGTTTCCCGTCCTGTTCGACGGCAAGGGATGGAAGAACGACATCGTGCACGCGTACGAAGTCAATGCCACGCCGACCTACGCGCTCATTTCGCCGGACGGAAACCTCATGGGCAAGGGAAGCTGGAGCAAGGACCTTCGCCAGACGCTGGACCGCATTTCCGGCAAGCCCGCCGCCGAAATCAAAGTTCCGGAATTCAGCGGCACGGACCTGAACGGCGTCGCGCATGATCTTTCCAAATACGAAGGCAGGCCGCTCGTCCTTTATTTCTGGGCCACGTGGTGCCCGGCCTGCCGCAAGGACATCGGCGACATCAACAAGCTCTTCAAAAAATTCCAGCCCAAAGGCATCGAGTTCCTTTCGGTGAGCCTCGATACGGAAAAAGAAAAAGTGCA is a window encoding:
- a CDS encoding TlpA disulfide reductase family protein; the protein is MKPMKNFFLMLLALGLALPSAGRASMKAPDFSGTDIQGAPQSLAQYQGKPLVLYFWATWCPACRRDVKEVSKVYTDYKDKIGFVSVSLDEDLNKLKEYVASEGLAFPVLFDGKGWKNDIVHAYEVNATPTYALISPDGNLMGKGSWSKDLRQTLDRISGKPAAEIKVPEFSGTDLNGVAHDLSKYEGRPLVLYFWATWCPACRKDIGDINKLFKKFQPKGIEFLSVSLDTEKEKVQEYVAEHKLGFPVLFEGKAWDNENARRYGVNATPSFFLISADQRAMTTGSWHDELEKAIKSL